Proteins from a single region of Roseofilum capinflatum BLCC-M114:
- a CDS encoding S-layer homology domain-containing protein, which produces MLNRSPALSLFAILMAIAPLTSCANSSGGQSLEQLLAPDPQLQQPPASQPSPSPQASVPPAPVAAVSLPDSFPSAIPQYPNATLELVSPLTSAQEGLITRWFSPDSTTVVRRYYQEQLTENNWEITSAQDAPELSARREDLQLTLSFAPPTSGQTTYTLTYRIETIENTPTVISSPSPSPSPTPSQVSTPLSPEVKQLIALGITNDASVEAFEANEIITRREYARWLINANNQIYADDPGKQIRLASGTGDPVFQDVPKSDPDFAYIQGLAEAGLIPSALTGEATETRFRPDAPLTRESLIGWKVPLDTRSALPKATIEAVKDTWGFQDTSKINAQVLSSILVDFQNGNNANIRRVFGYTRLFQPQKTVTQLEAATALTYFGTQGEGRSINTINNE; this is translated from the coding sequence GTGTTGAACCGTTCTCCAGCTCTTTCCTTATTCGCGATTTTAATGGCGATCGCTCCCTTAACGTCCTGCGCTAATAGCTCTGGAGGTCAAAGTCTAGAGCAACTGCTTGCACCCGATCCCCAACTGCAACAACCTCCTGCGTCCCAACCCTCTCCCTCTCCCCAAGCGTCTGTCCCTCCTGCTCCTGTTGCTGCTGTTAGCCTTCCGGATAGCTTTCCCTCTGCTATTCCCCAATATCCCAACGCTACTCTAGAATTGGTTTCTCCCTTAACATCTGCCCAAGAAGGACTGATCACCCGTTGGTTTAGTCCTGACTCCACCACAGTAGTGAGGCGCTATTACCAAGAGCAATTAACCGAGAACAACTGGGAAATAACCAGCGCTCAAGATGCACCGGAGCTGTCTGCGCGTCGGGAGGATCTACAACTAACTCTGAGTTTTGCGCCCCCGACTTCTGGACAAACGACTTATACCTTAACTTATCGTATAGAAACTATAGAAAATACGCCCACGGTCATCAGTTCTCCAAGTCCTTCCCCTTCTCCTACTCCGTCGCAAGTTTCGACTCCTCTATCGCCAGAAGTCAAACAATTGATCGCCCTCGGAATTACGAATGATGCTTCTGTAGAAGCATTTGAAGCCAATGAAATCATTACCCGTCGAGAGTATGCTCGCTGGTTAATCAACGCCAATAATCAAATCTATGCAGACGATCCGGGTAAACAGATTCGGTTAGCGTCTGGGACTGGAGATCCCGTATTCCAAGATGTACCGAAAAGTGACCCAGATTTTGCGTACATTCAGGGTTTGGCGGAGGCGGGGTTAATTCCCAGCGCCCTAACTGGAGAGGCAACGGAGACTCGGTTTCGTCCCGATGCTCCCCTGACGAGGGAAAGTCTCATTGGTTGGAAAGTCCCCTTAGATACTCGTTCGGCACTGCCAAAAGCCACGATAGAGGCGGTCAAAGACACTTGGGGATTTCAGGATACGAGTAAAATTAATGCCCAAGTTTTATCAAGTATTTTGGTGGATTTCCAAAATGGGAATAATGCCAATATTCGCCGGGTGTTTGGCTATACTCGGCTATTTCAACCCCAAAAAACAGTGACCCAGTTGGAAGCAGCAACGGCTCTAACGTATTTTGGGACACAAGGAGAGGGGCGATCGATTAATACAATTAATAATGAGTAA
- a CDS encoding ComEC/Rec2 family competence protein — translation MSRTSGVLLCLAYIMGLLLVPVPGGSYGMLGLGAIAALTLPRYWRMGPKSGMWLLAGILGFLASFYFHFRTPQLPEIDFSPWIGQPVTVQGRVLNEPQLTRSHRIRFTLNVSQIGNQPVQGKFYTTVPRLQATGLHPGYGVEVRGRLYEPQPASIPRGFDFRRYLARQGMFMGLSAETVTFDANQGSWGWWWVRERILRSLVQGLDVPEGVAIASMVLGRRSVDLPFDIRDDFIQVGLAHVLATSGFHVSLLLGFVLTLTQRFSKQMQFRVGMITLILYSGLTGFAPSVLRASLMGFGAVLGKLLDRRVNILGSLLLAATLLLLVDPLWIQDLGFQLSFLATLGLVVTVPVLMEIGDGLPPAIASAFAVPVSAFLWTFPLLLYHFGLLSPYGILVNLVTLPLVVLLTLGGMVVACVAVVWPGLGSWVATVLYYPTVAFLGIIDRFTQLPGNWVAVGKISELQLLVLYGVILLFWVKGRIELKSKIVLGMAVGLAIAVVVIPLGYTQAYQSQVTVFATRTPVVAIQDRGKAILVNTPDFGVAQYTLIPFFQSQGVNQLDAGVTIDGGNAPIEGWLRILGTLPIQRFYQIGDLVTQAEPKIEEQVETYQVLQVNQGLSWKTLSIEGLSLDPQVLEFELKNQRWIVFGSGEFTEVFCQVQSWCTSEGGNTVLIWSGRGLGLEVIEKIQPRVAIALSEDLDPAILSALQAQNTTVFLTGRDGTVQWNAQRGFSTTADVQAQNDFAF, via the coding sequence ATGTCCCGGACGAGCGGTGTGCTTTTGTGTCTGGCTTATATCATGGGGTTGCTGCTGGTTCCAGTTCCTGGGGGAAGTTATGGGATGCTGGGGTTGGGGGCGATCGCCGCTTTGACTCTTCCCCGATATTGGCGCATGGGGCCGAAGTCTGGGATGTGGTTACTGGCGGGAATTCTGGGGTTTCTAGCCAGTTTTTATTTTCATTTTCGCACGCCCCAACTTCCAGAAATAGACTTCAGCCCTTGGATCGGTCAACCGGTGACGGTGCAGGGAAGGGTACTTAATGAGCCTCAGTTGACGCGATCGCACCGTATCCGGTTTACGCTTAATGTCAGTCAGATTGGAAACCAGCCGGTTCAGGGAAAGTTCTATACCACGGTTCCCCGACTGCAAGCCACGGGATTACATCCGGGGTATGGGGTGGAAGTGCGGGGGAGACTGTATGAACCGCAACCAGCAAGTATCCCTAGAGGGTTTGATTTCCGCCGCTATTTAGCCCGTCAGGGGATGTTTATGGGGCTGAGTGCTGAAACTGTCACATTTGACGCGAATCAAGGTTCCTGGGGCTGGTGGTGGGTGCGTGAGCGGATTTTGCGCTCCCTGGTGCAGGGGTTGGATGTGCCGGAAGGGGTGGCGATCGCCTCGATGGTTTTGGGACGGCGATCGGTAGATTTGCCCTTTGATATCCGGGATGATTTTATTCAGGTGGGACTCGCTCATGTATTGGCAACTTCTGGGTTTCATGTGTCCCTCTTGTTGGGGTTTGTATTAACTCTAACTCAGAGATTCTCGAAGCAAATGCAGTTTCGGGTGGGGATGATTACCCTGATTTTGTATAGCGGATTAACGGGGTTTGCGCCTTCGGTGTTGCGAGCGTCATTAATGGGATTTGGAGCAGTTTTAGGGAAGTTATTAGACCGTCGAGTGAATATTTTAGGCTCCTTATTATTGGCGGCAACCCTATTACTTTTAGTTGACCCGTTATGGATTCAAGATTTAGGATTTCAGTTGAGTTTTTTGGCGACATTGGGGTTAGTGGTGACGGTTCCGGTGTTGATGGAAATTGGGGACGGTTTACCCCCGGCGATCGCCTCCGCATTCGCAGTTCCTGTCAGTGCTTTTCTTTGGACATTTCCCCTACTGTTGTATCATTTTGGCCTATTATCGCCCTACGGAATTTTAGTCAATTTGGTGACCCTGCCCTTAGTGGTGCTACTCACGCTGGGGGGGATGGTGGTGGCTTGTGTGGCAGTGGTTTGGCCCGGTTTAGGAAGTTGGGTGGCGACAGTTTTGTATTATCCGACGGTGGCGTTTCTAGGAATTATTGATAGGTTTACTCAGCTACCGGGGAATTGGGTAGCGGTGGGTAAGATTTCTGAACTTCAGTTGCTGGTTTTGTATGGCGTAATTCTGCTGTTTTGGGTGAAGGGGAGAATTGAGCTTAAGTCTAAAATAGTGCTGGGAATGGCCGTTGGTTTGGCGATCGCCGTCGTCGTCATTCCCCTAGGGTATACTCAAGCGTATCAGTCTCAAGTAACGGTGTTTGCGACTCGCACCCCAGTAGTCGCTATTCAGGATCGAGGTAAGGCGATTTTGGTGAATACTCCCGATTTTGGAGTCGCTCAGTATACCCTGATTCCGTTCTTCCAGTCTCAGGGGGTGAATCAATTGGATGCTGGGGTGACGATCGATGGGGGAAATGCTCCCATTGAGGGATGGTTAAGGATTTTAGGGACATTACCCATACAGCGATTTTATCAGATTGGTGACCTTGTAACTCAGGCAGAGCCAAAGATTGAGGAGCAGGTGGAAACTTATCAAGTGTTGCAGGTGAATCAGGGGTTAAGCTGGAAAACCCTGAGTATTGAAGGCTTGAGTTTAGATCCGCAGGTATTGGAGTTTGAGTTAAAAAATCAACGTTGGATTGTTTTTGGATCGGGTGAGTTCACGGAGGTATTCTGTCAGGTTCAGTCCTGGTGTACTTCTGAGGGTGGCAATACAGTGTTGATTTGGTCGGGTCGGGGGTTGGGTTTGGAGGTGATAGAAAAAATACAGCCGAGGGTGGCGATCGCTCTTTCTGAGGATCTCGATCCAGCTATTTTATCCGCATTGCAAGCTCAAAATACGACAGTCTTTTTAACGGGAAGGGATGGAACGGTTCAATGGAATGCTCAACGAGGGTTTAGCACAACTGCTGATGTGCAAGCACAGAATGATTTTGCCTTTTGA
- a CDS encoding HNH endonuclease — protein MSQVRSEEDQRNLAYYCKCFSTLKVHKTKELGKAFHKPILLLSVIDLIGQGYIQNNRIFVSEELEKIFDKYWKIIVKESRRLPRLYYPFFHLKNEGFWHLEFKKPFKDTQIKSKTKLNEFVEYAYLDNSLFKLLQNDQYRNQLIDTLIASWFSVSQTKLEEILDINDRFVEDPEDSQDLANLSLRDSVETPTFRMSKSVVRKAFFRKSIVHIYDYRCAFCRLKVQRSLKQFIVDGAHIKRLSEFYDNSITNGLSLCKNHHWAFEMGWFFINEDYRIIVADDLEEDSPYARPMKDFHGERILLPSLQKDFPSLEALYWHRKKVFEAYS, from the coding sequence ATGAGTCAGGTTAGATCTGAGGAAGACCAACGGAATTTAGCTTATTATTGCAAGTGCTTTTCAACGCTTAAAGTCCACAAAACAAAGGAACTCGGTAAAGCTTTTCATAAACCAATTCTTCTTTTATCAGTTATAGATTTGATTGGTCAGGGTTATATTCAAAACAATCGCATTTTTGTTTCAGAAGAACTTGAAAAAATATTTGATAAATACTGGAAAATTATTGTTAAAGAATCTAGACGATTACCTAGACTTTATTACCCGTTTTTTCATCTTAAAAATGAAGGATTTTGGCATCTTGAGTTTAAGAAGCCATTTAAAGATACTCAAATTAAAAGTAAAACCAAGCTCAATGAGTTTGTAGAGTATGCATACCTTGATAATTCTTTATTTAAGTTACTACAAAATGACCAATACCGAAATCAGCTTATTGATACTTTGATTGCGTCATGGTTTAGTGTTAGTCAAACCAAGCTAGAAGAAATTTTAGACATTAATGATCGATTTGTAGAAGATCCTGAAGACTCACAGGATCTAGCAAATCTCAGTTTAAGAGATTCGGTAGAAACGCCAACTTTTAGAATGAGTAAATCTGTTGTAAGAAAAGCCTTTTTTCGTAAAAGTATTGTCCATATCTATGATTACCGATGTGCATTTTGCCGACTTAAAGTACAAAGAAGTTTGAAGCAGTTCATTGTAGATGGGGCACATATTAAACGACTATCAGAGTTTTATGATAATAGCATAACTAATGGTTTATCCTTGTGTAAGAACCATCATTGGGCTTTTGAAATGGGTTGGTTTTTCATTAATGAAGATTACAGAATCATAGTAGCTGATGATTTAGAAGAAGACTCACCTTATGCACGTCCTATGAAAGATTTTCACGGAGAACGTATACTGTTACCGAGTTTACAGAAAGATTTTCCTAGCCTTGAGGCCTTATACTGGCATCGTAAAAAAGTATTTGAAGCATACAGTTAA
- a CDS encoding DGQHR domain-containing protein has translation MTQLLVQKTQMGQSQAYLTSVTLEWLANHVRFAHQLPLFQHKFDPQTHNPIRDADTIEQLQQRPLDWSRQAPLAQYLAVRPNHKFPPILAVISPPWVDEPHAPEWDSQDRATESAAQFTPLDLGEVEGHSTLGQLNLDRTFSLFALDGQHRLMGIQGLMELIRTGSLPKYKKNKKPTGSSITAEDLYQHYPITPSQLQNLAQETIGLEILPAVLPGETRDQARGRIRSIFVHVNLMAVRLSAGQLALLNEDDGFSIVARRLAVHHPLLKADGDRHPRVNFDSATVSAKSTVLTTLPALKDMAQAYLQHPYPHWKPTDKGLIPLRPEDEELQEAIDTLSTLFDHLATLPSYQSLETGALSTDLRRFSFESIGGKGHMLFRPVGQIALVRAIGILVYQHNLSLTRIFSQLCTYDTQGGFSHIDHPESLWYGILFNPTKKRIQVSGRDLATRLLIHLIDDTPDTLERAQLRQDLANARTFQDKALSFDGKFVHPRQLTLPSQLGG, from the coding sequence ATGACCCAACTCCTCGTGCAAAAAACCCAAATGGGACAAAGCCAAGCCTACCTCACCTCCGTCACCCTCGAATGGCTCGCTAACCATGTCCGGTTTGCCCACCAACTGCCCCTGTTTCAACACAAATTCGACCCCCAAACCCACAACCCCATCCGGGATGCCGACACCATCGAACAATTGCAACAGCGCCCCCTCGACTGGTCGCGCCAAGCCCCCCTGGCCCAATATCTCGCCGTCCGTCCCAACCACAAATTCCCCCCTATCCTCGCCGTCATCAGTCCCCCCTGGGTCGATGAACCCCATGCTCCTGAATGGGACAGCCAAGATCGGGCTACTGAGTCTGCCGCCCAATTCACCCCCCTCGACCTGGGCGAAGTCGAAGGGCACTCAACCCTGGGCCAGCTCAACCTCGATCGCACCTTTTCCCTCTTTGCCCTCGATGGCCAACATCGGCTCATGGGTATCCAAGGCCTGATGGAACTGATCCGCACCGGTTCCCTGCCCAAATACAAGAAAAACAAAAAGCCCACCGGCTCCAGCATCACCGCCGAAGACCTCTATCAGCACTACCCCATTACCCCCAGCCAACTACAAAACCTGGCCCAAGAAACCATCGGCCTAGAGATCCTGCCCGCCGTTCTCCCTGGGGAAACTCGCGACCAAGCCAGGGGTCGCATCCGCTCTATTTTCGTCCATGTCAACCTGATGGCTGTGCGCCTGAGTGCCGGTCAATTGGCGCTCTTGAATGAAGATGATGGCTTCTCTATTGTCGCCCGTCGCCTTGCCGTTCACCATCCCCTACTGAAAGCAGACGGCGATCGCCACCCCAGAGTCAACTTCGACAGCGCCACCGTCTCCGCCAAATCCACCGTACTCACCACCCTCCCCGCCCTCAAAGACATGGCCCAAGCCTATCTCCAGCATCCCTATCCCCACTGGAAACCAACCGACAAAGGCCTGATCCCCCTGCGTCCCGAAGACGAAGAACTCCAAGAAGCCATAGACACCCTCTCCACCCTCTTCGACCACCTCGCCACCCTTCCCAGCTACCAGAGCCTCGAAACCGGAGCCTTATCTACCGACCTACGCCGCTTCAGCTTTGAGAGTATCGGCGGCAAAGGTCACATGCTCTTCCGTCCCGTCGGTCAAATCGCCCTCGTTCGGGCGATCGGTATCCTCGTGTACCAACACAACCTCAGCTTAACCCGCATCTTCAGCCAACTTTGCACCTACGACACTCAAGGCGGCTTCAGTCATATCGATCACCCCGAATCCCTCTGGTACGGCATCCTCTTCAACCCCACCAAAAAACGCATCCAAGTCTCCGGCCGGGATCTCGCCACCCGTCTGTTGATCCACCTGATCGACGACACCCCCGACACCCTAGAAAGGGCCCAACTGCGCCAAGACCTCGCCAATGCTCGCACCTTCCAAGACAAAGCCCTCAGCTTCGACGGTAAATTTGTTCATCCCCGCCAACTGACTCTACCGAGTCAATTGGGGGGATAG
- a CDS encoding DNA sulfur modification protein DndB, with amino-acid sequence MLTAFEYVLPVVRGIQAGYEYYTSMCPLRFLPKLFPVGMGKSDPVLRVGRSPSRSRIKSLSRYILDHSQSYVLPGLMVAIDGDTRFEPVSEEGEDWKMGRLYVPMDATLTINDGMHRRMALEWAVQERPELGYETIAVCFFLGMGLERSQQMFYDLNRYGMRVDPGLGWLYNHRERGEGWVFHVIKEVECLRKLTEMERSRLGAKSGKLFTLSGVYPAIAQMLEQGVTVAEAVLFWRGVWEVMGVWRSVLTGELMAWEARERYVCCQAIAFWGLADVGVTLLSLYPESWENCLQGLARVDWSVANPVWQDSIMIKGRFPVSAATRVWMRDYLMGFLET; translated from the coding sequence ATGTTGACTGCGTTTGAGTATGTGTTACCGGTGGTGCGGGGGATTCAGGCGGGGTATGAGTATTATACGTCGATGTGTCCTTTGCGGTTTTTACCGAAGTTGTTTCCGGTGGGGATGGGGAAGAGTGACCCGGTGTTGCGGGTTGGCCGATCGCCGTCTCGATCGCGAATTAAGTCTTTGTCTCGTTATATTTTAGACCATTCTCAGAGTTATGTTTTACCGGGGCTGATGGTGGCAATTGATGGGGATACGCGGTTTGAACCAGTGAGCGAGGAGGGGGAAGATTGGAAGATGGGGCGCTTGTATGTGCCCATGGATGCCACGTTGACGATTAATGATGGGATGCATCGTAGGATGGCGCTGGAATGGGCAGTACAGGAGCGTCCAGAGCTGGGATATGAGACGATCGCGGTATGTTTCTTTTTGGGGATGGGGTTGGAGCGATCGCAGCAGATGTTTTACGATCTCAATCGCTATGGGATGCGCGTCGATCCGGGTTTGGGGTGGTTGTATAACCATCGAGAGCGGGGCGAGGGTTGGGTGTTTCATGTGATTAAGGAGGTTGAGTGCTTACGGAAATTAACGGAGATGGAGCGCAGCCGTTTAGGGGCGAAGTCGGGTAAGTTGTTTACGTTGTCTGGGGTGTATCCGGCGATCGCCCAGATGTTGGAGCAGGGGGTAACGGTGGCAGAGGCGGTATTATTTTGGCGGGGGGTGTGGGAGGTAATGGGGGTTTGGCGATCGGTGTTGACGGGGGAGTTGATGGCGTGGGAGGCTAGGGAGAGGTATGTCTGTTGTCAGGCGATCGCCTTTTGGGGGTTGGCTGACGTGGGGGTTACCCTGTTGTCTCTGTATCCAGAGTCTTGGGAGAATTGCTTACAGGGTTTGGCGCGGGTGGATTGGTCAGTGGCTAACCCAGTTTGGCAAGATTCGATTATGATTAAGGGACGCTTTCCAGTTTCTGCTGCGACTAGGGTTTGGATGCGCGACTATTTGATGGGGTTTTTGGAAACATGA
- a CDS encoding group II intron reverse transcriptase/maturase — MNTNFNSMYEWRDIDWRKVERCVFKLQKRIFKASQQGNVKLVHRLQRLLINSWYGKLMAARRVSQDNQGKKTAGIDGVKSLSPKQRLILASNLNLSHKAKPTRRVLIPKPGTNEKRPLGIPTMEERALQALVKQAMEPEWEAKFEPNSYGFRPGRSAHDAIGAIFSSIKQKAKYVLDADIAKCFDKINHEKLLDKLQTYPTLRRQVKAWLKSGVIQGNSWFPTNEGTPQGGVISPLLANIALHGMEEKVKQFAETLPGNKMNNQYALSLIRYADDFVILHKDEQVIRDCSLVIRDWLAEMGLELKPSKTRITHTKDGDKDLNFLGFNIAQYQMGKNHSGKSPKGERLGFKTLIKPNKDKVKAHIKKLGEVIARHKSSPIVRHVKVKGMKSPYDGELTYWSSRMGKHPEMPNEKAALLKKQKGKCNYCGQYFRDGDLMEIDHVIPKALGGSNRRENKQLLHRHCHDRKTAAELISIRGKNRSIEEPDEVKVSRPVLKTSRTGDCPA; from the coding sequence ATGAACACGAATTTTAATTCGATGTATGAATGGAGGGACATCGATTGGCGTAAAGTCGAACGATGCGTCTTCAAGCTCCAAAAAAGAATATTCAAAGCTAGTCAACAGGGCAATGTCAAGTTAGTCCACAGATTGCAGCGACTACTCATTAACTCCTGGTACGGGAAGCTAATGGCGGCACGTCGGGTTTCACAGGATAACCAAGGTAAGAAGACAGCAGGGATTGATGGGGTTAAATCTCTTTCTCCCAAGCAAAGACTTATCCTGGCTTCCAACCTGAATCTCAGTCACAAAGCCAAACCAACCCGTAGAGTTCTGATTCCTAAACCAGGAACAAACGAAAAACGACCATTAGGTATCCCAACGATGGAAGAACGCGCTCTACAAGCGTTAGTAAAACAAGCAATGGAACCCGAATGGGAAGCTAAGTTTGAACCAAACAGTTACGGATTCAGACCAGGACGTTCAGCCCACGACGCAATCGGAGCCATATTCTCTAGCATCAAACAGAAAGCTAAGTATGTTCTTGATGCTGACATCGCCAAATGCTTCGATAAAATCAATCACGAAAAACTCCTGGATAAACTCCAGACCTACCCTACCTTAAGACGACAAGTCAAAGCATGGTTAAAGTCTGGAGTCATTCAAGGGAACTCCTGGTTCCCTACCAATGAAGGCACACCGCAAGGAGGGGTAATCAGTCCGCTCCTAGCTAATATAGCCCTACACGGTATGGAAGAGAAGGTTAAGCAATTCGCCGAAACTCTCCCAGGAAATAAAATGAATAACCAATACGCTTTATCCCTCATCCGCTATGCAGATGACTTCGTTATCTTACATAAAGATGAGCAAGTGATAAGGGACTGTTCATTGGTCATAAGGGATTGGTTGGCAGAAATGGGACTTGAACTTAAGCCAAGTAAAACGAGAATCACCCATACTAAAGACGGTGACAAAGACCTCAATTTCCTAGGATTCAACATTGCCCAATATCAAATGGGTAAGAATCATTCAGGAAAATCACCGAAGGGGGAAAGGCTTGGATTCAAAACCCTCATCAAACCGAACAAAGATAAAGTCAAAGCCCACATCAAAAAGTTGGGAGAGGTCATAGCGAGACACAAATCATCACCAATTGTTAGGCATGTCAAGGTCAAAGGAATGAAGAGTCCATACGATGGGGAATTAACTTATTGGAGTAGTCGAATGGGCAAACATCCTGAAATGCCCAACGAAAAAGCCGCTCTGCTTAAAAAACAAAAAGGCAAATGCAATTACTGTGGACAATACTTTAGAGATGGAGACTTGATGGAAATCGACCACGTTATCCCCAAAGCTTTGGGTGGTAGCAATCGCAGAGAAAACAAGCAGTTACTCCATCGGCATTGCCATGACCGCAAAACTGCTGCGGAGTTGATTAGTATTCGTGGCAAGAACCGTTCAATTGAGGAGCCGGATGAGGTGAAAGTCTCACGTCCGGTTTTGAAGACGAGTCGGACGGGCGACTGTCCGGCTTAG
- the dndC gene encoding DNA phosphorothioation system sulfurtransferase DndC encodes MLEQPILEKETTESRTIQEFIDDLETLTLEIQELYLDNEIPFIVGLSGGKDSTATLQLVWNAIARLPEEKRTKLIYVITTDTLVENPIVSQWVRKSIELMKASAKKQRMPIEPHLLIPEISETYWVGLVGRGYPAPRHSFRWCTPRLKVHPSNHFIRDIVRKNGEAIVILGTRKTESTRRAAIMNKREQGKVKDRLCPHVHLPSSLLYTPIEDWRTDEVWMYLMQWENPWGNNNKDLFSMYRGATADNECPLVVDTSTPSCGSSRFGCWVCTLVDKDKSMEAMIQNDEEKEWLQPLLDIRSELDPKNDRDKRDFRRIYGRVELFERKIQGADKKTELQPIPGPYKKEWREYLLRRLLEAQVQVRQTAPPEMGEITLITPEELSEIRRIWLEEKHEFEDSLPRIYQEVTGEAFIDRRPEGDRTLLGLDEWSVLEEVTDKDSMEFELLARLLNTERQYQNKGSRHGIYEALSKCFDISSREQDKAITDAHFQRAIKTATLEGNAEKVEDFIKHPEKADPNHPDNQPKPEPPPPTEQLSLGWGDIKFGSSAENG; translated from the coding sequence GTGCTAGAACAACCCATACTTGAAAAAGAAACAACTGAATCGCGCACTATTCAAGAATTTATTGATGATCTGGAAACACTGACTCTAGAGATTCAAGAATTATACTTAGATAATGAAATTCCGTTTATTGTGGGTTTGTCTGGTGGCAAAGACAGTACAGCCACATTGCAGCTTGTTTGGAATGCTATCGCTAGGCTCCCCGAAGAAAAGAGGACTAAACTGATTTATGTCATTACAACTGACACTCTGGTAGAAAATCCGATTGTTTCTCAATGGGTTAGAAAATCTATCGAATTGATGAAAGCATCGGCCAAAAAGCAACGGATGCCGATTGAACCTCATTTACTCATTCCAGAAATATCAGAAACCTATTGGGTCGGATTAGTGGGTCGAGGTTATCCTGCACCGCGTCATAGTTTTAGGTGGTGTACTCCAAGATTAAAAGTTCATCCATCGAATCATTTTATCCGGGATATTGTCCGGAAAAATGGAGAAGCAATCGTAATTTTAGGAACCCGTAAAACGGAAAGCACTCGCCGTGCTGCCATCATGAACAAACGCGAGCAAGGAAAAGTAAAAGATCGGTTATGTCCTCATGTACACTTACCCAGTTCTTTACTCTATACCCCAATTGAAGATTGGCGAACGGATGAAGTCTGGATGTACCTCATGCAATGGGAAAATCCTTGGGGAAACAACAACAAAGATCTATTTTCCATGTATCGGGGAGCAACTGCCGATAACGAATGTCCCCTAGTCGTCGATACCTCAACCCCCAGTTGCGGAAGTTCTCGCTTTGGGTGCTGGGTTTGTACCTTAGTCGATAAGGATAAATCCATGGAAGCCATGATCCAAAATGACGAAGAAAAGGAATGGTTACAACCGCTTTTAGATATTCGCAGTGAACTCGATCCAAAAAATGATCGCGATAAACGAGATTTTCGGCGCATCTATGGAAGAGTCGAACTCTTTGAGCGCAAAATACAGGGAGCTGATAAAAAAACTGAACTCCAACCTATTCCCGGCCCTTATAAAAAAGAATGGCGGGAATATCTGCTCAGACGACTGCTCGAAGCACAGGTACAAGTTCGGCAAACTGCACCGCCAGAAATGGGAGAAATAACCTTGATCACCCCCGAAGAACTGAGCGAAATTCGCCGCATTTGGCTAGAAGAAAAACATGAATTCGAGGATAGCTTACCGCGAATTTATCAAGAAGTCACCGGAGAAGCATTTATCGATCGCCGTCCAGAAGGCGATCGCACCCTCCTCGGTTTAGACGAGTGGAGCGTTCTCGAAGAAGTCACCGATAAAGACTCCATGGAATTCGAGCTACTCGCCAGACTCCTCAACACCGAACGCCAATATCAAAACAAAGGCAGTCGTCACGGCATTTATGAAGCTCTGAGCAAATGCTTTGATATCAGTTCCCGCGAACAAGACAAAGCCATTACAGATGCTCATTTTCAACGAGCCATAAAAACCGCCACTTTGGAAGGAAACGCGGAAAAAGTGGAAGACTTCATCAAACACCCCGAAAAAGCCGATCCCAACCATCCCGACAACCAACCCAAACCCGAACCCCCACCCCCAACCGAACAACTCAGTTTAGGTTGGGGAGACATCAAATTTGGCTCGTCTGCTGAGAATGGTTAG